Within the Syngnathoides biaculeatus isolate LvHL_M chromosome 13, ASM1980259v1, whole genome shotgun sequence genome, the region TAATCCATAGCGGGTGGTTTGGATAGTGCGAGAATTGAAGCAGATGGTGCTCTTTCTATGGCTTTATTaaacaaagaggaggaaaatgcAGTAAAGGCAAGTACAGCTGTGGTAGTCACGAATGATACAGTCGCTGGAAACTGTAGAGGCTAATAGCCGGGAAATAATTAGCCAATAGTCGGTGTTCCGTGTCAGTGCCACTAAACACACTGCAATGTAGAACATGAGGATAGAGAGCCCGacaggggaaggaaaaaaaaaaaaatatatatatatatatatatattaaaaagagAAGAATAATATAAGTAGTCCGCCTTTGGCCCCAGgttagctcggataggctccaacactcccgcaacACGTtatgttacgttatgagaggattacaaaatagtgttttttttggttttgtttttttttttttttttttttagttgctctatacacaccgagctgtcatttggaagccaCGAAGTTCTCGTCACCtctgcaatctatttttcatgacgaacggggtctttttgaaaagtatgaagagtgaatccatcctcccgagtgttcgaacaatatccagcaatacaacaatacggcattttggctcacgGGCAGGAACAAGCAGGTAGCAAACTCGTAGTGCGCTGCTGCTGTTAACGTgatttcctgctttttctcaaaaacaaatccaaaaacaaaggattttcactgcaggagttacaaaaagccatctccgtcaaaatcaggttttgtggcGAAAAGacggatgagtccattccggctgcctttttttgcGTTAATAACGTGCTAAAAAatcttgcatttcatgacagtggaccttttaaaATGGCTATTAGAGCACATCTCCAAGCAGCAGCCGCCGCCGTGAAGTCGACCTCTGTACCTTTTGTTGGGCCAAGACGACGTCGAGTAGCGCCACCTGGCAGTCTTTGTGGGCGCCGAACACTTTGCAGAGGGAACAGGTGGGCACAGCGCAGCTCAGGCAGTAGATGTTGATCCTCTCCTTGTTGTGATCCTCGCACATGGGATGCTCCGGCGCCAGGTCGGGAACCGAAGTCGCCTTGCTGAGACACACGTGTGAATGCGCCAGGGCCGTTCCGAGGATTCCCCCCGGAAtcttgacacccccccccccatcccattAAGCACGACGGTGGAACAGATTAGGCCACCGTATGTACATGTGAAAACAAAGAATTCCCGTTACGAAAGGAATGAATTTGGTAAGTAGAGCTTGAACTTGTTCCCGCATCCCCTTGTACACTTTCACTATGTAGCATCTTTGCTTTATTTTCCTCTGGCGCCAGTGGCGAGGTTCACACCTGAATAagcttcaataaataaataaatacatctaaaATGCATGACTTCGTGGACAGctctgtcttctttttcttttctttttttttttaatagagcaGTGTGAAGTATCTGCTCTATATAAAAGACTgtgcacagagaaaaaaaaaaaccaaaaaaaaatgacgcaaATATGAATTTGTGAGCGGATTTCTCCTCCCTGCGACCGACCGGATCGGAGCATCAACGCGTTCGTCACGTCGCCGGACAGCGGAGACGCCTACTCTGGAGCGACCAATCATGCTTCTCCATCTGGCACTGGGGTACACGAGTCTGGGTTTGGCAGTTGACCGCATAGTGCCAAGTACAGAGTTTGCTGGTCCTGGTGTGGCCTTGGTCCCTTCATTCCGGTGAAAAGAACTCTAAACGCTTCAGCATACCAAGAGATTTTGTACAATTCTATGTCCCGACTTTCTGGGAACACTTTGGAGCTAACCACCTCCTCATCCCAAATATCTGCTCAGCAGTGCAGAAGTACACGAATGGgaggcccttgtgaggataagcggcttggaaaatgtttgAACTTGACAGAGTTTTGACCTCATTCTGAcagacaattgacccctccgtacagggcacttaaccacgcccccggaagtgacgtcacgccacgtgcgctgacgtaagacaaacagtaaaaatggcaaatacaatacaatacattctgaactgagacggACTCCATGCtgctgatttcattcaaatcaacgatatattatagattctaaatacaatacatccttaactgagagagacgccacgcttctgatttcattcaatcgttcacacgtagcaatgttatgctagcgcagaacgtctcattcatttatacgagacatgtattgaaaatcaaatacagggcataccttggtgcaaacatgtgtgttccggttaatattagatggatttagttgatgatgcggtcctccacaaagtttgatccatcgaaggcatttttcgcactgggtcttcggttttggaaagggtacgaatggaactccaccaactagcctttcgggatacccgtcgtcactattacaaagtccgtgactacacctcttaaccatattttttgttaaataacccaaatacgcgataaaacgctaactaaaccaatACTGGACcacgcaatgttgtctgagaaaacggCGGGAGCAAAagcgggctttggtttatgccgatctgtggcctctgattggtcagtgacgcggattgcgcaatatccacggaggggtcaattagagcGGAGACCGAGAGCCGGCCGGGGAACTCGAAACGGTTCCACGTAGCGAGTATTGACTCTATTGATACAAAACATGATAGGAagagcctactagaacatcagaACTGAACCTTGGCGCTATTGAcctgagtttgaatgtgattggcgGATTCTCAACAGGGCCGTATCGTGACTTACGACAGGGTGTGCGTATTTGTGCCAGCGCATTGTTTTAGTTCTTGATTGGGAATTCTTCTCTTTTCAATTGGCCTGTGCAGCTTTTAGTTCATATTAGTAAGAATTCCTCACAAACCGCTGGTACTGTATTTGAACAAGAGGGGCGTGCGGACTTTTTCCATCCACTGTACGCATGCGCGCGCGTGTACCTGGCGCTTCCTTGTTTGTACATGTCGACGATGTTCTCCACCAGCAGGTTCCTCTGGAGTCCGTAGACGCCGTGGCGATCCAGAAGAACCTCGTGGCGGCACGACGGGCAGCGGAAGCGGCCGCCGCGAGAGCTCAGGTACGGGTTGGCGGCCTGCGGGTCAGGTCGGGGGGTTAGCCGAGGTCAGGGACGCCCGCCGGTGCCGACTCGCCGTCGCCGTCCCGCGTAACCCGGCGGCCGTATTGCCCGGGCCGGCCGGGTGCGCGCTCGGCCTTTGGGCGAGACTCGACAGGTCGACGACGAGAGAATAATGCCGATGTATTGGATGAGGAGCATATGTgctgctcttcctcttttcacTGAACAAAAGCGTCTATTCTCTCCTATGATTGGCTTTGGTGTGAGGATAAAAAAGGTCACCGGGCTTCCTTACTGGCCTTCGAAGGCTCTCCTTGCATCCAAGTTTGAATGAAAGTGGAAAGACACATTACTGCTGAATTCTGGACCCAACAAATCATGTGGATTCGCATCGACCTACTGCGAGCGGCGAAGCCGGGAGAAGCGCTCCCAAATGAAAAGGTCAATCAATGAATGCAAATATGTATTAGAATTGAGTTTGGGAATGCAGGTCCGTCCTTTTGATGGCGTTGAGGCCGGCAAAGAAGGCTTCGCTGTCCCAGCAATTTGATGATTATTTCCCGACGGACTTCATCGGCAGTCCGTCAGCCAAACGTGACAACTTGGCCGTCAGTACGCACGCATACGGACGctgacggggtgggggggggggggggggtgcgacgTGACGCCACCCGTCCGTAGACGTGTCACTCACCTGGAAGACGTCGTTAGCGCACTTGCGACAGAGGTTGTGTTGACACGGTAAGATGACGACGGGCTTGGAAAACATATCCAAACAGATGGGACACATCAGCTGCTTCTCCAGACCCTCCATGACCACCGCGGAAACCAGGAAGTCGGCGGTCCAGAGGACAAACGGTGGACGGCTCAAGCCACAAGAAGACTGTGACACATTTGAGTCTGTCTGTTTTTAGACACGCGCAAGCATGTCAGCTGTTGCCATGCCGACATGCccatatttgtcaaaaagtcacaGGAGGCACGACGGTGCGGCACAGTCACCAACTTGACTTCTGACGGCCTCGCTAGAAAAACAACAGGTCTTCGTTGCTTGGAGAGTTCACCAACACgacacctaaccctaacccttcacACAAATAAGTGTCGCTAGGActcagacaccccccccccacccaaaacaaataaacaaacaaacaaaaaaacccctcaAAGTGGTGAATCCCTGAGTGGCGAACTGCACAACATTTGCTACATTGTGGAAATACAGCTGGGGGACAAAATGGCGTTTTCCACAGCTTTGGCAAACATACTTTGTCTTCAACAACTTTATTGATGACATTGAAATTGCGATCATGTGAGCACAGGAACAAGGAAATCGCAAAGGATGTGCTGGccactgtgtaaaaaaaaaaaaaaaaaaaaaaaaaatcggcacgCGGCGATTCGAAAATAGCCGAGGCACGACAGCGGAGAGGCAAGAACTGACAACACAAccacagaggaagaggaagaggaagccgACTGGTGACAGGCGTGCGTTGATGACGTCGTCACAGCGACGCGTCTCCATATCTGCGGCGTCCGTCCGAGATGAGTTGAGTTTTCTCGTTGCCGGCGGTCGGCTGCTCAACGACTGGCCCGGTTGCGTCTGTGCTTGTGGGAAAAACACTTTCTGTTTGGCACATCACAGGACGTAACGTGACTCCCACTTCCTGTTTGACCGGCCACAGGAAGTAACTCACTGGCGCCTCCACAGGAATCAAAGATTCTGGCCTTCTTATGATATTGAtgtgttgattttgatggatCGATTGAGTGCGGATTTATGAAGTGTCGAGTGAGTTAGCGATCAATTACCCTGACGCGAAAACAATGAAATGGGAAACGCAACCAAATGTATGATTGAATGAGTTTACGGCACGGATAGGTTgccgatgacgtcaccaccgCCCTTAGACCAACCGGATAAATTgacgatggaaaaaaactttCGGCGTCACCTATCACCTGTCTTCTTGGACCTCCATGACACGTAAGATGGCGTAATCGGAAAGCTACCCATTGGCTAATTCATGGTTAATGGTCGGCGCAATAGACCACTTGAAAGTGACGTGGACGGATggacagacggatggatggttGCTCAAATGTACAACATATGTAAATCAACGGACCGCACGCATCAATAAATTGTTGACTTGATGAGCGTTTGCCGACCTGCCGTCTCCCCGTCGGGCACGTGCGGAAGCTCCTCCCCCTCCCGCTGGTCCTCGCGCAGGTCGCCATAAGGCGTCTCCGCCTGCGGGTCGTCGGGGGGCGTGGCCTTGAAGCGTCCGCAGCAGCAGTCGCAGCAGCAgcaaaagcagcagcagcagcagtaaaATCCCGTCAGCAGCCCGCACAGCGCCAACAAAGCCTGAACAAGCAGCACGCAGTCACTTCCCGCCCGCGGCCGTCACTCCCTGCGGTCGGCCGACCTTGGCCCGGCAGGTGGTGAGCGCAAAGTAGACGCTGACGTTGTCTTCCCCGAAGCGCTGCGCCACGTACAGCCCCAGCGAGCCATAAGCGTCGTAGATGTTCCTCCTGCCCGGGTCGGAAAGGACCGCGTGGGCCGCGTTCACCTCCTTGAACTTCTCCGCCGCCTCGGGGTCGTCCGGGTTTTTGTCCGGGTGGTAGCGCAACGCCAGCTTCCTGTCGGGGCGAACACGCTGTCGGGCGCCGCACAGCCGGCCGCCGGCCCAAATGTCGGCACGCCTCTCACCTGTACGACTTCTTGATGTCGTCGTGGCCGCAGCCCGGTTCCACGCCCAGGAGCACGTAGAGAGACTCGCCCGACGCCGACATGGATCGCCGTCTGCCGTCCGACATCCTAGACCAGAAAAGAGAGGAGAAGAGAAGACTGGCACCTGTTTGTCCTCGTTCAGGCTCTGGCGGTGGTAGCGTGTGACCCCCATGAAACATTCAGCTCCCGCTCTCAGATGTCCAGCGGTGCGATCGGGTTTCTCGTCTTGTGACTGCTCCGGATACGTTTCCTTGACACAATTGATTTCTCGTAGGCAGCGGCTTGAAAATTTGCCACAAAATGGATCAAAGATGTGGTGAGGAATTGAAACGCTGCAAACATCCTTCCACTTTCCGGAGCGCTCCTCCTCACGTGGGTGGTGGGCATCATCGGGCCCATCGCAACTATGTTGGGGCGAGAAGCGGGCGacgccctgaagtggtcgccagccaattgcaggtgtGCAGTGCAAACGGCAGCTTGGGATTTTGCTTCGAAATCTGCAATGCTGATTGTACACCTTCATTTGTTTGGCTCGGCAAAGAATGGAACCtcccttttttccccaattttcaTGTTGATCTCATTCTTGGTTTGAGTATGCTTATATTGCCCCCTTCTTTTCTTTCTGGGCTCGTGCAACACGCGGCGGCCACAGCGCCACGTGGGCCCGTCTTGTCTCCTGGAccgccctcacgtcttcccccACGACATCCAtcgaccttctctttggtcttcctctctccctctcttccctcgcagctccatcctcacccatgtctctctcgcctctggacacgtccaaagcATCCGAGTCCGTTCTCTCCAAAACctgcaactttggctgtccctccctctaatggGCTCATTTCTAAGCCGATCCATCCTGCCGACTCCtggcgagaacctcaacatcttcatttctgctttccGTCGtctcttcggtgccaccgtctctaatccgtagatcacggccggcctcgccattgttttataaactttccccttcttcatcgtagcagagactctcgtgtcaccttccgccagctgttccgacccgcttggacccgtttcttcacttcctgtacCACACTCCCCGTTGCTCCGGATTGTTGAGCCCGAGGTTTTGAAGTGGTCCACtgtcgctatcgcttctccctggagcctcactcttttaCTTTTCAGGATTTGAACTCTCCAAAGTCTGTAATGCTAAActaaaagagggggaaaaatgtgtttaCAAGTCTTATTATAGTCGGTCGTTAATACGAGTTTGAATGATTCGATCGAAGTGATTTGGGTGAGTGGAAAGGTGTCCTATGAAAACATGTCAATCCCGTCATTCTACATTACAAAGAACAGAACAGCGAGAGGGGTTGAGGATGATAAAATTGAGTGTGAGAAAAGTATGATTGCGTCTTTTGAGAGAAACTCAATTCGAGGTGAGGGCAGGAGTGTTATACACACTCTCGGACAGTTTGTGGCGGTAAACACCCGGGCGTCGCTTTCAATCTGccaacaaatgaaaaaggaaaaagaaacgaAAAGACGTTTATGAGTACTAAGTACTGTACTCCACaatgccgtgtgtgtgtgatgggacGAAGAGCACATATCGCGACTGGGATACATACAGGGCCATACAGGTCTTAATCACACATTACACAAAAGAGGCAAGTACCCAAATAAAACCTGCAAACATTGCAACCAAAAGTTTCAGCGAGGGATATTGCTGCAACCTGGGCAAAAATCTTATTCAGTCAATAGTGATGGGAAAATTCAACAAATTTACACTGACAGGCCTCGCAGGGAAGTCACTAGATGAAACAATGTAGGACGTTATTAAATTCCCGAGAGAATCCGATTTGGGTAacagccttttttaaaaataaataaaaaataaaaaaaaaaacggaaaaacaaaaaaaaaaaaacaaaaaaaaaaacccccacacaCTCCAGGCCTATTGGTGGCGGTAGTGCACAGATGAGTCAGTTTGCCACCCGCCAATTCGCACTGGAAGTGGAAGAACGAGACGACGACAACGACGCAGCTGCAGAAGAACGAGAATAACcagagcaaacattttttttttcttgactcgCCAAGCAGCATTAAATGTAAGCAATGAACGCTTGAGGATCAATAAGAAGCTGACTGGTGGAATTTTACTGTGAATGCGCAACAAGAGAAGCCCCGGGCAGGCTAGCagcagaaatgctaatgttagcgccaGTCGCTCAATTATGGACCAATTTCCGTCCAGCAAGTCCGTTCTTGTCGAATGTTAAAAATCCGCGATAACATGCTGTTTTTGGCGCGTGTCTTCTACTcggaataaaacaaacaaaaaataaccatGTAGCTAAAATGCTAGCTATCCCCAGAAACAATTAGCACCTAGCACGAACATTCACAGCAATAATGCTATGTGACTATGAACCTCACTTCACCTCGAACTCTAAAtactattattataatattttcaCTATGAAAGGGTCAGAAAATGTCCTTTTGCCCCTGTTCTCTGTTACTGTAATCCTTGAAACACCACTTACGTGTATTATATCAATTAGAAATGTGGTGGTGTGCGAATTCAAGACAAATGATTCGGAGTTGTCCTTGTGCAGTGTTGCTAGGAAACGAGAGGACATTCCTCCCGTCCCTGCCATGGCGGACATCAAGAATTTCCTCTACGCCTGGTGCGGCAAGAAGAAGTTGACCCCTAACTACGACATCCGGGCCGCCGGGAACAAAAACCGATTTATGTGCGAGGTGCGTTTGTGTATTTGCACGATTGTGTTCATTCTCTGGCCCGACAGACACGGCGTGAGGACCCGCACCCCTCCGAGCTTGCTCTTCCCACAGTCATCTTTTGGATTCACGTGCGCCGCAGGTGCGCGTGGACGGCTTCAACTACACGGGGATGGGCAACTCCACCAACAAGAAGGACGCTCAATCCAACGCCGCTCGAGACTTCGTCAACTTCCTGGTTCGAGCGGGTGAAATGAGCGCCGCCGAGGTTCCGTCCCTCGGCGTAAGTAGCGCGGCTGCGCGCCACGCGTCCCGTCATCGCAACACGTGCTGCATGCAGACGCGTATTTTGTCTGCACAGGTGGGCATGGCTCAACATGCGCCAGGCAGCGATCAGCCCGACGGAGAAGCCAAAGCGTCGTTTGGGAGTCTGCCGTCTGGCGGTCCGCTGCCCCCTCACCTGGTGGTGAAAGCCGAACaaggtaa harbors:
- the LOC133510670 gene encoding dnaJ homolog subfamily C member 5-like isoform X2, which gives rise to MFHGGHTLPPPEPERGQTGASLLFSSLFWSRMSDGRRRSMSASGESLYVLLGVEPGCGHDDIKKSYRKLALRYHPDKNPDDPEAAEKFKEVNAAHAVLSDPGRRNIYDAYGSLGLYVAQRFGEDNVSVYFALTTCRAKALLALCGLLTGFYCCCCCFCCCCDCCCGRFKATPPDDPQAETPYGDLREDQREGEELPHVPDGETADATGPVVEQPTAGNEKTQLISDGRRRYGDASL
- the LOC133510671 gene encoding tripartite motif-containing protein 54-like isoform X2, which produces MEGLEKQLMCPICLDMFSKPVVILPCQHNLCRKCANDVFQAANPYLSSRGGRFRCPSCRHEVLLDRHGVYGLQRNLLVENIVDMYKQGSASKATSVPDLAPEHPMCEDHNKERINIYCLSCAVPTCSLCKVFGAHKDCQVALLDVVLAQQKAELSECISLLVVANERIQSVVKHLDDARGAVDDNGRRQKSKVCESFDRLFAVLEERKGELNARIGAEQQEKLDYLAGLRRKYSQHLENAAELLEKAIRAMEGAEMAAFLQDSKSLLQK
- the LOC133510670 gene encoding uncharacterized protein LOC133510670 isoform X1, which gives rise to MKVYNQHCRFRSKIPSCRLHCTPAIGWRPLQGVARFSPQHSCDGPDDAHHPREEERSGKWKDVCSVSIPHHIFDPFCGKFSSRCLREINCVKETYPEQSQDEKPDRTAGHLRAGAECFMGVTRYHRQSLNEDKQVPVFSSPLFSGLGCRTADGDPCRRRASLSTCSWAWNRAAATTTSRSRTGERRADIWAGGRLCGARQRVRPDRKLALRYHPDKNPDDPEAAEKFKEVNAAHAVLSDPGRRNIYDAYGSLGLYVAQRFGEDNVSVYFALTTCRAKALLALCGLLTGFYCCCCCFCCCCDCCCGRFKATPPDDPQAETPYGDLREDQREGEELPHVPDGETADATGPVVEQPTAGNEKTQLISDGRRRYGDASL